A portion of the Rhodococcus pseudokoreensis genome contains these proteins:
- a CDS encoding AMP-binding protein — MPTSPSSDPTALESALAEIRELQDAAWPPEVPRSVEYPIEGRTVIDYLRHWAMQRPHTVAIDFYGRDITYAELDELSDRFAGWLRQRGASAGDRIGVHLANCPQFHIAMLGILKIGAVHVPINPLFREHELAYELGDAGVEILLTQDSFADMVESVRGESALRHVAVTALSDLLPAEPCVTPPFPTASGPTDWAGIMESPRADPIPMDPDALAALNYTGGTTGMPKGCKHTQAHMVYTAATATLAGGRQVGEAPPVVLGFLPVFWIAGEDFGILDPLINGGTVVLLTRWDPDAAATLVERRGVTSMVGTVDNYVELMDLPGFAERNFSTLGNAMAVSFVLKLDPEIRGRWRDATGHVLREASYGMTETHTADTITLGFQTDDEDLLSEPVFCGLPVPGTDVLVVDEAGAPVPVGQPGQIIVRSPSLLTGYYGKPDATADALRGGWLHTGDVGKLNDKGALHYLARNKEMIKTNGMSVFPSEVEALLMLHPAIQSAAVVPKPDPGKGQVPFAFVQLLPDRQVSGEELREWAARNMATYKVPTVEVLDALPMTATGKVRKADLFALAEEYK; from the coding sequence ATGCCCACTTCGCCTTCGAGTGACCCCACGGCACTGGAATCGGCCCTCGCCGAGATACGCGAACTCCAGGACGCCGCGTGGCCACCGGAGGTTCCGCGGTCCGTCGAGTACCCGATCGAGGGCCGCACCGTGATCGACTATCTGCGGCACTGGGCGATGCAGCGACCGCACACCGTCGCGATCGACTTCTACGGCCGCGACATCACCTATGCCGAACTCGACGAACTGTCGGACCGCTTCGCCGGCTGGCTGCGGCAGCGGGGCGCGTCGGCAGGCGACCGCATCGGCGTCCACCTGGCCAACTGCCCTCAATTCCACATCGCGATGCTGGGGATCCTGAAGATCGGTGCGGTCCACGTCCCGATCAACCCGTTGTTCCGTGAGCACGAACTCGCCTACGAACTCGGTGACGCCGGCGTGGAGATTCTGCTGACCCAGGATTCGTTCGCGGACATGGTCGAATCCGTGCGCGGCGAGTCGGCGCTGCGGCACGTCGCGGTCACGGCCCTGTCGGACCTGCTGCCCGCCGAACCCTGCGTCACACCGCCGTTCCCCACCGCGTCCGGGCCCACCGACTGGGCGGGGATCATGGAATCGCCTCGCGCCGATCCGATCCCGATGGATCCCGACGCGCTCGCGGCGCTGAACTACACCGGCGGCACCACCGGGATGCCGAAGGGCTGCAAACACACTCAGGCACACATGGTGTACACCGCCGCCACCGCGACACTGGCCGGGGGCAGGCAGGTGGGCGAGGCTCCCCCGGTCGTCCTCGGGTTCCTGCCCGTCTTCTGGATCGCCGGCGAGGACTTCGGCATCCTCGATCCGCTGATCAACGGCGGCACCGTCGTCCTGCTCACCCGATGGGACCCGGACGCCGCGGCGACCCTCGTCGAGCGCCGCGGTGTGACGTCGATGGTCGGCACCGTCGACAACTACGTCGAACTGATGGACCTGCCGGGTTTCGCCGAGCGAAACTTCTCCACCCTCGGCAACGCGATGGCCGTGTCGTTCGTGCTCAAACTCGACCCCGAGATCCGCGGCCGATGGCGCGACGCGACCGGGCACGTGCTCCGGGAAGCCAGTTACGGCATGACGGAGACGCACACCGCCGACACCATCACGCTCGGCTTCCAGACCGACGACGAGGATCTGCTCAGCGAACCCGTCTTCTGCGGGCTGCCGGTTCCGGGCACCGACGTGCTGGTCGTCGACGAGGCCGGGGCTCCGGTGCCGGTGGGGCAGCCCGGGCAGATCATCGTCCGCAGTCCGTCACTGCTCACCGGCTACTACGGCAAACCCGACGCCACCGCCGACGCACTCCGCGGCGGATGGCTCCACACCGGTGACGTCGGCAAGCTGAACGACAAAGGCGCACTGCACTATCTGGCCCGCAACAAGGAGATGATCAAGACCAACGGGATGAGCGTGTTCCCCTCGGAGGTGGAGGCACTGCTCATGCTGCATCCGGCGATTCAGTCGGCCGCGGTCGTCCCGAAACCCGATCCGGGCAAGGGGCAGGTGCCGTTCGCGTTCGTCCAGCTCCTGCCCGACCGTCAGGTGTCGGGTGAGGAACTGCGGGAGTGGGCCGCCCGGAACATGGCGACCTACAAGGTGCCCACCGTCGAGGTACTCGACGCACTACCCATGACGGCGACGGGGAAGGTCCGCAAGGCCGACCTGTTCGCCCTGGCCGAGGAGTACAAGTGA
- a CDS encoding TetR/AcrR family transcriptional regulator → MVRQNNEYVSGGAVDTEQADWLTGGSRRVLAVERIHAAAADLMREQGIDGVSVDEVAARAGCSRATLYRYAGGKRTLVAAVMSRAADAVADHVEQALEPFEDSERIVEAILASLVAIRAEPALVRWFTGAHPRSTDEYLARAPELGRVAISLTRIAPDEEAAGWIVRVVLALLTWPLPDAAAERRTVERFVEPIFRIRASS, encoded by the coding sequence ATGGTGAGACAAAATAACGAGTACGTTTCCGGAGGTGCCGTGGACACGGAGCAGGCGGACTGGTTGACCGGAGGCAGTCGGCGGGTGCTCGCGGTCGAGAGGATTCACGCCGCCGCCGCCGACCTCATGCGCGAACAGGGCATCGACGGGGTGAGCGTGGACGAGGTCGCGGCGCGCGCCGGGTGCTCACGCGCCACGCTCTACCGGTACGCCGGGGGCAAGCGCACGCTCGTCGCGGCCGTGATGTCGCGTGCCGCCGATGCCGTGGCCGACCACGTCGAGCAGGCGCTGGAACCGTTCGAGGACTCGGAGCGGATCGTGGAGGCGATTCTCGCCTCGCTGGTGGCGATCCGCGCGGAGCCGGCCCTGGTGCGGTGGTTCACCGGGGCGCATCCGAGGAGCACGGACGAGTACCTGGCCCGCGCACCCGAACTCGGCCGGGTGGCGATCTCGCTCACCCGCATCGCGCCCGACGAGGAGGCCGCGGGATGGATCGTGCGGGTCGTCCTGGCCCTGTTGACGTGGCCGCTGCCCGACGCGGCCGCCGAGCGTCGCACCGTCGAACGCTTCGTGGAGCCGATCTTCAGGATTCGCGCGTCGTCGTAG
- a CDS encoding TetR/AcrR family transcriptional regulator, whose amino-acid sequence MSDSDNPRGAPRRWRGQEPDDRRAARRAALIEAGLQIMGTEGTAATTMRATCRQASLTERYFYESFDNREALLVALLDHVVLGARDTLLGALETAPDDPGRLVRHVVKAFTGYIAEDRRRGRIMFVESQSVPELAQRGEQLVAEFTTPMAAALKMLGADGTPRDAVNTQLNAIALFGAIAFLYQRWLTGSPKISQKRIVEHIALTIEAHVPVNSTP is encoded by the coding sequence ATGAGCGACAGCGACAACCCTCGTGGAGCGCCGCGCAGATGGCGTGGCCAGGAGCCCGACGACCGCCGCGCGGCGAGGCGCGCGGCCCTGATCGAGGCCGGCCTCCAGATCATGGGCACCGAGGGCACGGCGGCCACGACGATGCGGGCGACCTGCCGTCAGGCGAGCCTCACCGAGCGCTACTTCTACGAGAGTTTCGACAACCGGGAGGCGCTACTCGTCGCCCTCCTCGACCACGTCGTCCTGGGCGCGAGGGACACCCTGCTCGGGGCGCTCGAGACGGCCCCGGACGATCCGGGCCGGCTCGTCCGCCACGTCGTGAAGGCGTTCACCGGCTACATCGCCGAGGACCGGCGGCGGGGACGCATCATGTTCGTCGAGTCGCAGTCCGTGCCGGAACTGGCGCAGCGCGGCGAACAGCTGGTCGCCGAGTTCACCACCCCGATGGCCGCGGCACTGAAAATGCTGGGTGCCGACGGCACACCCCGCGACGCCGTCAACACCCAGCTGAACGCGATTGCCCTGTTCGGGGCCATCGCCTTCCTGTATCAGCGCTGGCTCACCGGCAGCCCGAAGATCTCGCAGAAGCGGATCGTCGAGCACATCGCACTCACCATCGAGGCGCATGTGCCGGTGAACAGCACGCCCTAG
- a CDS encoding oxygenase MpaB family protein: MTTTELPPQRRSTAPALGPDSLTWHRFGDWRTALLISWSGTLQVMHPVIDTALVQHSTVFDNELARLARSAGPIIRALYDPTGAEAQMIRDMHKDIKGTTDDGRRYHALNPGPYFWAHATFLGTQYVVADYFGEPLTTAEKEQLYQESKQWYALYGVSATNLPETYADFVDYWNEMVGTVLEKTETVRRSRLLSGLPTPCPDDRIPEVVWRLVGPAFGRLLVWIARGTLPPVARDKLGWEWSAADERRLRRFGAAVHFGFRILPERWRLTPIARRACDGTASGSRAAQVR; the protein is encoded by the coding sequence ATGACCACCACCGAGCTTCCGCCCCAACGTCGTTCGACTGCGCCTGCCCTCGGGCCCGACTCGCTGACGTGGCACCGGTTCGGCGACTGGCGAACCGCGCTGCTCATCTCGTGGTCGGGCACGCTGCAGGTGATGCATCCCGTCATCGACACCGCCCTCGTGCAGCACTCGACCGTCTTCGACAACGAACTCGCCCGGCTCGCCCGTTCCGCGGGGCCGATCATCCGGGCGCTCTACGATCCGACGGGCGCGGAGGCCCAGATGATCCGCGACATGCACAAGGACATCAAGGGCACCACGGACGACGGACGGCGGTACCACGCGCTGAACCCGGGGCCGTATTTCTGGGCACACGCCACGTTCCTCGGCACCCAGTACGTGGTGGCCGACTACTTCGGTGAACCGCTGACCACCGCCGAGAAGGAACAGCTGTATCAGGAGTCGAAGCAGTGGTACGCGCTCTACGGGGTGTCGGCGACCAATTTGCCCGAGACGTACGCCGATTTCGTGGACTACTGGAACGAGATGGTCGGCACCGTCCTCGAGAAGACCGAGACGGTGCGCAGGTCGCGGCTTCTGAGTGGACTGCCGACGCCGTGTCCCGACGATCGCATCCCCGAGGTGGTGTGGCGCCTTGTCGGTCCCGCGTTCGGACGGCTGCTCGTCTGGATCGCCCGGGGAACGCTGCCTCCCGTCGCCCGCGACAAGCTCGGCTGGGAGTGGTCCGCCGCCGACGAGCGCAGGCTCCGCCGATTCGGCGCCGCCGTGCACTTCGGTTTCCGGATCCTGCCCGAGCGGTGGCGGCTGACTCCCATCGCCCGAAGAGCATGCGACGGAACGGCATCAGGGTCTCGGGCCGCCCAGGTCCGCTGA
- a CDS encoding DUF6069 family protein, with the protein MSDTGATISATTTSRINPATLELSRPWAVAATVLGALVPNLVIWLLGLAAGGSFEMTDAGTTSSVAPGGVVILTVVPTLIGMTLAALISLKWVAVIRSAQVIGALLPLATIALTVQADFDTASTIALAAMHVVIAVVIVVGLEAMRRPLVRRAQV; encoded by the coding sequence ATGTCCGACACCGGAGCCACGATTTCTGCAACCACGACCTCACGGATCAACCCGGCGACGCTCGAACTGAGCCGGCCCTGGGCGGTCGCCGCGACCGTCCTCGGAGCGCTCGTCCCGAACCTGGTCATCTGGCTGCTCGGGCTCGCCGCCGGCGGGTCGTTCGAGATGACCGATGCCGGCACGACCAGCAGCGTCGCCCCCGGAGGCGTCGTCATCCTGACGGTGGTTCCGACGTTGATCGGGATGACACTGGCCGCGCTCATCTCACTGAAATGGGTGGCGGTCATCCGGTCTGCCCAGGTGATCGGCGCGCTGCTGCCGCTGGCGACGATCGCGCTCACCGTTCAGGCCGACTTCGACACCGCCAGCACGATCGCACTGGCCGCCATGCACGTGGTGATCGCCGTGGTGATCGTCGTCGGCCTCGAAGCGATGCGGCGGCCCCTGGTCCGTCGCGCGCAGGTCTAG
- a CDS encoding cytochrome P450, whose amino-acid sequence MAHSPTDGIDIFEPAHLDDPNELYRILREHSPVHRVAGTDFFLVSTWDLVAEAASRTDDFSSHLTGVLVQQPAGPPTTFDMNGDGQAIHVLATADEPTHLHHRKLVLPTLGRRIRALTPTVQSLVDTLWDEGLRDGRIDWAAEMADRLPLTMVTHLIGLPEQDVPRLLAWAYDSTEMLGGIVDAGRLGRLVVSVTELAAYLRAELERARSHPSEDLLGVLAHACNAGELSEDVATLVLLQLVGAGGESTAGLIANAARLLATHPGVQTRLRQEPALVDAFLDEALRLESPFRGHHRHVVADTTLGGVDLPAGSHLLLLWGAANRDPAAFERPDEIVLDRPHIRSHLAFGKGVHFCVGSALARMEALAATTTLLARTDHFSLADDAETRWLPSLLVRRHSALPLRIGMSSSRD is encoded by the coding sequence ATGGCCCACTCGCCGACCGACGGAATCGACATCTTCGAGCCGGCCCACCTCGACGACCCGAACGAGCTGTACCGGATTCTCCGCGAGCACTCCCCCGTCCATCGCGTCGCGGGCACCGACTTCTTCCTCGTGTCCACGTGGGACCTCGTGGCCGAGGCCGCGAGCCGCACCGACGACTTCTCCTCGCACCTCACCGGCGTGCTGGTGCAGCAACCGGCGGGACCGCCCACGACGTTCGACATGAACGGCGACGGTCAGGCGATTCACGTGCTGGCCACCGCCGACGAGCCGACGCACCTGCACCATCGCAAGCTCGTGCTGCCCACCCTCGGTCGCCGCATCCGCGCGCTCACGCCCACCGTGCAGTCGCTCGTCGACACCTTGTGGGACGAGGGGCTGCGGGACGGGCGGATCGACTGGGCGGCCGAGATGGCCGACCGCCTGCCACTGACGATGGTGACACACCTCATCGGGCTGCCCGAGCAGGACGTCCCCCGGCTGCTCGCCTGGGCCTACGACAGCACGGAGATGCTGGGCGGGATCGTCGACGCGGGTCGCCTCGGCCGGCTGGTGGTCTCCGTGACCGAACTGGCCGCGTACCTGCGGGCCGAACTCGAACGGGCACGGTCACATCCCTCGGAGGATCTCCTGGGCGTACTCGCACACGCCTGCAATGCCGGGGAGCTGTCCGAGGACGTGGCGACACTGGTCCTGCTCCAGCTCGTCGGCGCCGGCGGAGAATCGACCGCGGGCCTGATCGCGAACGCCGCCCGCCTCCTGGCCACCCATCCCGGGGTGCAGACCCGGCTCCGGCAGGAGCCCGCGCTCGTCGACGCGTTCCTCGACGAGGCGCTGCGACTCGAATCCCCGTTCCGCGGGCATCACCGGCACGTGGTCGCCGACACCACCCTCGGCGGCGTCGACCTGCCCGCAGGCAGCCACCTGCTCCTGCTGTGGGGCGCGGCCAACCGGGATCCGGCCGCGTTCGAGAGGCCGGACGAGATCGTGCTCGACCGGCCGCACATCCGCTCCCATCTCGCGTTCGGCAAGGGTGTCCACTTCTGCGTGGGATCGGCGCTCGCCCGCATGGAGGCGCTCGCCGCCACCACCACACTGCTCGCGCGCACAGACCACTTCTCCCTCGCCGACGACGCCGAGACACGTTGGCTCCCCAGCCTGCTCGTGCGCCGCCACAGCGCACTCCCCCTGCGCATCGGGATGTCGAGCAGCCGCGATTGA
- a CDS encoding acetyl-CoA carboxylase family protein, with translation MTLLVANRGEIALRIIRSAEEMSVDTVAVYAEDDADSPHVRAATDAVALRGSGPSAYLDARALLDAAAEFGATAVHPGYGFLSENADFARACAAAGLTFVGPSPEVLDIFGDKSSAREAAVAAKVPVLAATNGPTDLDGVRAFFAEQPRGIMIKALAGGGGRGIRAVRSADRIEEAYRACASEAELGFGNPAVFAEALLEGARHIEVQVVAAPQAGVTRALAVGDRDCSVQRRHQKLVEIAPAQGLDPGLRSELHEAAARLCASVGYRGLATVEFLVSPDGFVFLEVNPRIQVEHTVTEEVTGIDLVAVQIDIARGADFRDLALPDGVGAVGLDTSGTPALARGIAVQSRVNMETMRPDGQAVPAAGTLSVFSPPTGPGVRVDTYGRPGLSPSPRYDSLLAKVIVHARGQSFSAAARKADAALAEFVVEGVPTNIGFLRAILTDPGFADGLVGTDYLAERMGVLVDAAHVHHPAEVASDTLELRAGEDVLRAHMAGTVVESAAEGAAVTPGAQLVVLEAMKMQHVLVAPTGTVVERNLVSPGQTVNAGDPLVVIRRTGSEAGDVADSGVDLDRERADLAEIRQRHEYTLDAARPAAIAKRANLGRRSARANIEDLVDPGSFVEYGPLVLAAQRSRRSEQDLIENTPADGLIAGLAAINGDVFGPQNAQAVVLSYDYTVLAGTQGMRNHAKTDRVIELAGHKQVPVVLFAEGGGGRPGDTDAGPAAGLDLNTFRSLAALNGKVPLVSVVSGRCFAGNAALAGVCDVLIATPDANIGMGGPAMVEGGGLGVYRPEDIGPVDVQRRNGVIDLLARDEAHAVELAKTYLSYFQGVLPDWEAPDERLARHVVPENRLRAYDVRSAVDAIADVGSVLELRRDHGVGIVTALIRVEGAPYGLVANSSHHLGGAIDAVAADKMAHFLELCESFGLPVVSLCDTPGFMVGPDSEKEATVRRFGKLFITGAQMTVPYGTVILRKGYGLGAMAMAGGSFHASEFTVAWPTGEIGAMGLEGAVRLGFRKELEALGDPAERDAAFTQLVDAAYQHGKALNAATIFELDDVIDPADTRAWIVRLRRP, from the coding sequence GTGACCCTGCTGGTCGCCAATCGCGGCGAGATCGCGCTGCGCATCATCCGCTCGGCCGAGGAGATGTCGGTCGACACCGTCGCCGTCTACGCGGAGGACGACGCGGACAGCCCCCACGTGCGCGCGGCGACCGACGCGGTCGCGCTGCGCGGCTCGGGACCGTCCGCGTACCTGGACGCTCGCGCCCTCCTCGACGCGGCCGCCGAGTTCGGTGCGACGGCGGTGCATCCCGGTTACGGGTTCCTCAGCGAGAACGCCGATTTCGCCCGCGCCTGCGCCGCCGCCGGACTCACGTTCGTGGGTCCGAGCCCTGAGGTACTCGACATCTTCGGCGACAAGTCGTCGGCACGCGAGGCCGCGGTCGCCGCGAAGGTTCCGGTGCTCGCCGCGACGAACGGCCCCACCGACCTGGACGGCGTCCGCGCGTTCTTCGCGGAACAACCGCGCGGCATCATGATCAAGGCACTCGCGGGCGGCGGCGGCCGCGGCATCCGTGCCGTCCGCAGCGCGGACCGGATCGAGGAGGCGTACCGGGCGTGCGCGTCGGAGGCGGAACTCGGGTTCGGCAATCCCGCAGTGTTCGCCGAGGCGCTGCTCGAGGGCGCCCGGCACATCGAGGTGCAGGTGGTCGCGGCACCGCAGGCGGGCGTGACGCGGGCACTCGCCGTCGGTGACCGCGACTGCAGCGTGCAGCGTCGCCACCAGAAACTCGTCGAGATCGCACCCGCGCAGGGGCTCGATCCCGGACTGCGCAGCGAACTCCACGAGGCCGCGGCGCGGCTGTGCGCCAGTGTCGGCTACCGGGGACTCGCCACCGTCGAATTCCTGGTATCCCCGGACGGATTCGTGTTCCTGGAGGTCAACCCGCGAATCCAGGTGGAACACACGGTCACCGAAGAGGTGACGGGAATCGACCTCGTCGCCGTGCAGATCGACATCGCGCGGGGAGCCGACTTTCGGGACCTGGCGCTGCCGGACGGGGTCGGCGCCGTCGGGCTCGACACGTCGGGCACACCCGCGCTCGCGCGGGGAATCGCCGTCCAGTCGCGGGTGAACATGGAGACGATGCGCCCCGACGGTCAGGCCGTTCCGGCCGCGGGCACGCTGTCCGTCTTCTCGCCGCCGACGGGACCGGGGGTGCGCGTGGACACCTACGGGCGGCCGGGGCTGTCGCCGAGCCCGCGGTACGACTCGCTCCTCGCGAAGGTGATCGTTCATGCACGCGGGCAGTCGTTCTCGGCCGCGGCGCGCAAGGCGGATGCGGCGCTCGCCGAGTTCGTCGTCGAGGGCGTCCCCACCAATATCGGCTTTCTGCGGGCGATTCTCACGGATCCCGGCTTCGCCGACGGCCTCGTGGGCACCGACTATCTCGCGGAGCGGATGGGTGTCCTCGTCGACGCAGCGCATGTGCATCATCCGGCGGAGGTCGCGTCGGACACGCTCGAGTTGCGGGCCGGCGAGGACGTCCTGCGTGCACACATGGCCGGGACGGTCGTGGAGTCTGCCGCCGAGGGGGCCGCCGTGACGCCGGGTGCGCAACTCGTGGTGCTCGAGGCGATGAAGATGCAGCACGTGCTCGTCGCCCCCACCGGCACGGTGGTCGAGCGGAATCTGGTGTCGCCCGGGCAGACCGTCAACGCCGGCGATCCACTGGTCGTGATCCGCCGCACCGGATCGGAGGCCGGCGACGTGGCCGACAGCGGGGTCGATCTCGATCGTGAGCGTGCCGATCTGGCGGAGATCCGGCAGCGCCACGAATACACCCTCGACGCCGCCCGGCCCGCCGCGATCGCGAAGCGGGCGAATCTCGGGAGGCGAAGCGCCCGTGCCAACATCGAGGATCTGGTCGACCCCGGCAGCTTCGTCGAGTACGGACCCCTCGTCCTCGCGGCGCAGCGCAGTCGCCGCTCCGAGCAGGACCTGATCGAGAACACCCCGGCGGACGGCCTGATCGCCGGCCTCGCCGCGATCAACGGGGACGTGTTCGGTCCGCAGAACGCGCAGGCGGTGGTGCTGTCGTACGACTACACGGTGCTCGCCGGAACCCAGGGCATGCGGAACCACGCCAAGACGGACCGGGTGATCGAACTCGCAGGGCACAAACAGGTTCCGGTCGTCCTGTTCGCCGAGGGCGGCGGCGGGCGTCCCGGCGACACCGACGCCGGGCCCGCCGCGGGCCTGGACCTGAACACCTTCCGGTCGCTGGCGGCGCTGAACGGGAAGGTGCCGCTGGTGTCGGTCGTGTCCGGCCGCTGCTTCGCGGGCAACGCCGCCCTCGCCGGGGTCTGCGACGTCCTGATCGCCACCCCAGACGCCAACATCGGCATGGGCGGTCCGGCCATGGTCGAGGGCGGCGGGCTGGGTGTGTACCGGCCGGAAGACATCGGTCCGGTGGACGTGCAGCGGCGCAACGGCGTGATCGATCTGCTCGCCCGCGACGAGGCGCATGCCGTCGAATTGGCGAAGACGTACCTGTCGTACTTCCAGGGGGTGCTCCCCGACTGGGAAGCCCCCGACGAGCGGCTGGCCCGTCACGTCGTCCCGGAGAACCGGTTGCGCGCCTACGACGTTCGCAGTGCGGTGGACGCGATCGCCGACGTCGGCTCGGTCCTCGAGCTACGCCGCGACCACGGCGTCGGGATCGTCACCGCGCTGATCCGGGTCGAGGGGGCACCGTACGGGTTGGTCGCGAACAGCAGTCATCACCTCGGCGGTGCGATCGACGCGGTCGCGGCCGACAAGATGGCTCACTTCCTGGAGTTGTGCGAATCGTTCGGCCTGCCGGTGGTCTCGCTGTGTGACACACCGGGATTCATGGTCGGCCCGGACTCGGAGAAGGAGGCCACGGTCCGCAGGTTCGGTAAGCTGTTCATCACCGGCGCGCAGATGACCGTGCCGTACGGAACCGTCATCCTGCGCAAGGGGTACGGCCTCGGGGCGATGGCCATGGCGGGCGGCTCCTTCCACGCGTCCGAGTTCACGGTCGCGTGGCCCACCGGCGAGATCGGCGCCATGGGCCTCGAAGGCGCGGTGCGCCTCGGGTTCCGGAAGGAACTCGAGGCGCTGGGCGACCCCGCCGAGCGGGACGCGGCGTTCACGCAACTCGTTGACGCCGCCTACCAGCACGGGAAGGCACTCAACGCGGCGACGATCTTCGAACTCGACGACGTGATCGACCCGGCCGATACCCGCGCCTGGATCGTGCGGCTCCGCCGCCCGTGA
- a CDS encoding nitroreductase family deazaflavin-dependent oxidoreductase, whose product MNAVPTPPDRSRALRNPLRVLARWLGTQEWVMRMAPVIIWLESHLRAWTGNRVSLIGIAGLQSLQVTVPGRKSGTPRTTALLCIPYGDGYIVTGSNWGRPEHPAWSANLRAADEALVKVGARESRMRVRMVTGEERENLWKFVVDYWPGYRMEHRRSGGREFRLFILEPTRSATTTRES is encoded by the coding sequence ATGAACGCCGTCCCCACACCCCCTGACCGATCGCGCGCGCTCCGCAACCCGCTCCGCGTCCTCGCGCGGTGGCTGGGCACCCAGGAATGGGTGATGCGGATGGCGCCGGTCATCATCTGGCTCGAGTCACACCTGCGCGCGTGGACCGGGAACCGCGTGAGCCTCATCGGCATCGCCGGCCTGCAGTCCCTGCAGGTGACGGTCCCGGGACGCAAGAGCGGCACCCCGAGGACGACGGCGCTGCTGTGCATTCCGTACGGCGACGGATACATCGTCACCGGTTCCAACTGGGGCCGCCCCGAGCACCCCGCGTGGTCGGCGAATCTGCGTGCCGCGGACGAAGCGCTCGTCAAGGTCGGGGCACGGGAGTCCCGGATGCGCGTCCGCATGGTCACCGGCGAAGAACGCGAAAACCTGTGGAAATTCGTCGTCGACTACTGGCCCGGCTATCGCATGGAGCACCGGCGGTCCGGGGGACGCGAGTTCCGGCTCTTCATCCTGGAGCCCACCCGATCGGCTACGACGACGCGCGAATCCTGA
- a CDS encoding TetR/AcrR family transcriptional regulator: MTVTTSEAQQRARSARKDNDGPRRRELLRAASACFAELGYDRTTVEVITTRAEVSRATFYAYFSSKDEVFHAVAADVCEEFLESQHVEGPASEDLREVLRTTTKAFVEAVYTNGRVLELIRHRAGLDPEVGRSWATVQTRLIRRYTRFIERINATCDVTPCAPPARIAQTLADAQLAGAARLVDASSREQRRYTSDLTAISERLIGFA, encoded by the coding sequence GTGACCGTGACCACAAGCGAGGCTCAGCAGCGGGCTCGGTCGGCGCGTAAGGACAACGACGGTCCCCGCCGCCGCGAACTCCTCCGCGCCGCGAGCGCCTGCTTCGCCGAACTCGGGTACGACCGGACCACCGTCGAGGTGATCACTACCCGGGCGGAAGTGTCGCGGGCGACGTTCTACGCGTACTTCTCCTCGAAGGACGAGGTGTTCCACGCCGTCGCGGCCGATGTCTGCGAGGAGTTCCTCGAATCGCAGCACGTCGAAGGACCGGCGAGCGAGGACTTACGAGAGGTGCTGCGCACCACCACGAAAGCCTTCGTCGAGGCCGTCTACACCAACGGACGAGTCCTCGAACTGATCAGGCACCGCGCCGGGCTCGACCCCGAGGTCGGTCGAAGCTGGGCCACCGTGCAGACGCGGCTCATCCGCCGCTACACCCGGTTCATCGAGCGCATCAACGCCACCTGCGATGTCACGCCGTGCGCGCCACCCGCCCGCATCGCGCAGACCCTCGCCGACGCCCAACTCGCGGGCGCGGCCCGCCTGGTTGACGCGAGTTCCCGCGAACAGCGCCGGTACACCTCCGACCTGACCGCCATCTCCGAAAGACTCATCGGCTTCGCCTAG